A window of the Desulfotignum phosphitoxidans DSM 13687 genome harbors these coding sequences:
- a CDS encoding sensor histidine kinase, with the protein MPMITLFPNTIHSRTALLIYVMLPMVFTLGIFGYVGLNSIEKQVEKQMQTDLELVARAVQMPLSYALEKDRMGSMQQSLESVFAIGRVYSAYVYDSQGKRILNLGLAEPEEQREKMTKLAAKGRKRGEYEQIGGRQVYSYFLPLTDTGGQINGLLQLTRKESEFIQNFNILRIHAALILTVLVVLLSGVVLYGHHRAVGVHLKRLTASMTRIAKGDHRHRFKYSGPKEIIVLGKTFNHMLNRMNEARKTILAHRRKQDELEQEIRQNEKLAALGRFAAGTAHELGTPLSTIGGRAQRALRTRDLSEDLVRVFETIRNEVSRMEYIIKQLLDFSRKNSLRRAPVDVSWLMESAVSTVQEAAKMNQSQIRCTTPDTKTIVFLDGIRVQQALVNLLKNAVQSRPGATVMLTCTCRDPFVLFYVEDDGPGVASENRTQIFDPFFTTKSVGKGTGLGLSVVHAAAQEHGGSIELKNSRLGGACFILAIPCRKPELQAGENQ; encoded by the coding sequence ATGCCGATGATCACTTTGTTTCCAAACACGATTCATTCCCGGACCGCATTGCTGATTTATGTGATGCTGCCCATGGTATTCACTTTGGGGATTTTTGGATATGTGGGGCTCAACTCCATCGAAAAACAGGTGGAAAAACAGATGCAGACCGATCTGGAACTGGTGGCCAGAGCGGTTCAGATGCCGCTCAGTTACGCTTTGGAAAAAGATCGCATGGGGAGCATGCAGCAGTCGTTGGAATCGGTTTTTGCCATTGGCCGGGTTTACAGTGCCTATGTGTATGACAGCCAGGGAAAACGGATTTTGAACCTTGGCCTGGCCGAGCCTGAAGAACAGCGTGAAAAGATGACAAAACTGGCGGCAAAAGGCCGGAAACGCGGCGAATATGAGCAGATAGGGGGACGTCAGGTGTATTCCTATTTTTTGCCGCTCACCGATACGGGCGGACAAATCAACGGGCTGTTGCAGCTGACCCGGAAAGAAAGCGAATTTATCCAAAATTTCAATATATTAAGAATTCATGCAGCACTGATACTCACCGTGCTCGTGGTCCTGCTTTCCGGCGTGGTGCTGTACGGTCACCACCGGGCCGTGGGGGTCCACTTGAAACGCCTGACTGCCAGTATGACGCGCATTGCCAAAGGGGATCACCGGCATCGATTCAAATACAGCGGTCCTAAGGAAATCATTGTGCTGGGGAAAACATTCAACCATATGCTCAACCGCATGAACGAAGCCCGGAAAACCATTCTGGCGCACCGCAGAAAACAGGACGAACTGGAGCAGGAGATACGCCAGAATGAGAAACTGGCGGCATTGGGCCGGTTTGCTGCGGGTACGGCCCATGAGCTGGGAACCCCTTTGAGTACGATCGGCGGTCGGGCCCAGCGGGCGCTTCGGACCAGAGATCTGTCTGAGGACCTGGTCCGGGTGTTTGAAACCATTCGCAATGAAGTGAGCCGCATGGAGTATATCATCAAACAGCTGCTGGATTTCAGCCGTAAAAATTCGTTGCGCCGGGCGCCGGTGGATGTGTCGTGGTTGATGGAATCAGCCGTCTCAACGGTTCAGGAAGCGGCCAAAATGAACCAGTCACAGATCCGGTGCACGACACCGGATACAAAAACCATCGTATTTCTGGACGGAATCCGGGTACAGCAGGCCCTGGTCAACCTTTTGAAAAATGCGGTTCAAAGCAGACCCGGCGCGACAGTGATGTTGACCTGCACATGCCGGGACCCGTTTGTTTTGTTTTATGTGGAAGATGATGGTCCCGGCGTGGCATCTGAAAACCGGACCCAAATTTTTGATCCGTTTTTTACAACCAAATCCGTGGGCAAAGGAACGGGTTTGGGGTTGTCCGTGGTACATGCCGCCGCCCAGGAACACGGCGGTTCGATTGAATTGAAAAACAGCCGGTTGGGAGGCGCCTGTTTTATTTTGGCGATACCTTGCCGGAAACCGGAATTACAAGCAGGGGAAAATCAATGA
- a CDS encoding sigma-54-dependent transcriptional regulator has product MTQTETGPGKKVWIIEDDQALGSLLCEEIQDAGLDARWMPSAENAVTAMETALPDLIVCDLKLPGMDGLAFLNRLQDQALDFPPGFLMITAFGTISRAVEALKAGADDFLAKPLDLEHFILVVKRTLERKQLSKTINRMRGFLSSDGFHGIYGQSRPMRYLFGQIRQVAKARGPVLILGESGTGKELVAKAVHKESDRAQGPFVPVNCAGIPENLMETELFGHAQGAFTGAGKSRQGIFMEARGGSLLLDEISEMPLFLQAKLLRVLQDGKLRRVGENVEDQVDVRILAATHRDIDQDVRTGEFREDLFFRLETFALRVPPLRDRGEDIELLADRFLRRFSLGQGKTLKGFSPRALDLISRYPFPGNVRELRNAVERAVTFTTGDRIRVAHLPARIRTQASKNVSLSVSEPGLAFPADNTALPPLAEIERRYIHHVLARVEGNKRRAAALLGIGRRTLYRRLGNDPMGTADKSEP; this is encoded by the coding sequence ATGACACAGACTGAAACCGGTCCGGGAAAAAAGGTATGGATTATTGAAGACGATCAGGCCCTTGGCAGTCTTTTATGTGAAGAAATTCAGGATGCCGGGCTGGATGCCCGGTGGATGCCCAGTGCTGAAAACGCGGTGACGGCCATGGAAACCGCATTGCCGGACCTGATTGTATGTGATTTAAAACTGCCCGGAATGGACGGGCTTGCTTTTTTAAACAGACTGCAGGACCAGGCCCTGGATTTTCCTCCGGGATTTCTGATGATCACGGCATTTGGAACCATTTCCCGGGCAGTGGAAGCCTTGAAAGCCGGTGCGGATGATTTTCTGGCCAAACCTTTGGATCTGGAACATTTTATCCTGGTGGTCAAGCGCACCCTGGAAAGAAAACAGCTGTCAAAAACAATCAATCGGATGCGTGGATTTCTGTCGTCGGACGGCTTTCACGGCATCTACGGCCAGAGCCGGCCCATGCGGTATTTGTTCGGGCAGATCCGTCAGGTTGCAAAGGCCCGGGGGCCCGTGCTGATCCTGGGTGAAAGCGGTACAGGAAAAGAACTGGTGGCCAAGGCCGTTCACAAGGAAAGCGATCGTGCCCAGGGTCCTTTTGTGCCTGTCAACTGTGCCGGTATTCCCGAAAATCTGATGGAAACCGAGTTGTTCGGCCATGCCCAGGGGGCATTCACGGGTGCCGGAAAAAGCCGCCAGGGGATTTTTATGGAAGCCCGAGGCGGGTCGCTGCTGCTGGATGAAATTTCGGAAATGCCGCTGTTCCTTCAGGCCAAATTGCTGCGGGTCCTCCAGGACGGCAAGCTCCGGCGTGTGGGTGAAAATGTTGAAGACCAGGTGGATGTCCGGATTCTGGCGGCCACGCATCGGGATATCGACCAGGATGTCCGGACCGGTGAATTTCGGGAAGATCTTTTTTTCCGACTGGAGACATTTGCCTTAAGGGTTCCGCCGCTCAGGGATCGCGGTGAAGATATTGAGCTTCTGGCCGACCGGTTTTTACGCCGGTTTTCCCTGGGACAGGGCAAGACATTGAAAGGATTTTCCCCCAGGGCACTGGACTTGATATCCCGATACCCGTTTCCCGGAAATGTCAGGGAATTACGCAATGCCGTGGAGCGTGCCGTGACCTTCACCACCGGAGACCGGATCCGGGTGGCCCATCTGCCGGCCCGTATCCGGACACAGGCATCAAAAAACGTTTCATTGTCCGTATCTGAACCGGGATTGGCATTTCCTGCCGACAATACGGCCCTGCCGCCTTTGGCAGAAATTGAACGCCGGTATATTCATCACGTGCTGGCCCGGGTCGAAGGGAACAAGCGGCGAGCCGCCGCTCTTCTGGGAATCGGCCGCCGGACGTTATACCGCCGGCTGGGGAACGATCCCATGGGAACGGCAGATAAATCAGAACCCTGA
- a CDS encoding peptidase U32 family protein, with protein sequence MRSHTPAILAPAGDKTTFLAAVAAGADAIYCGLKLFSARMEAANFSIEELSRLSRLARSRQIDVHIAFNTLIKESETPKALRLLSKLQQHVIFDALIVQDPAVISLARQAGITQDLHLSTLGNLSSPAGLKSARNAGFSQVVLPREFSLDDIRAMAAQTPEDMGLEVFVHGALCYGISGRCYWSSWFGGKSALRGRCVQPCRRMYQMKSEKHRYFSCMDFSADVLAKVLKEIPRVHTWKIEGRKKSPHYVYYTIKAFQLLRDDPSRKKEALTYLDYALGRPFTHYNLLSHRIQNPLDHQDVTQSGLFLGRIKNPAAPFFITKDALFPEDLLRIGNEEDAFHTIQKVTRSVPQKGKFTLPRQLRHKVRKDAPVHLIDRRTNELTREISVLDAELADMEKILVRPAPHTDVSDKNPLNTRRRTRQHITDIRVSRKSQAQAQKSGASGIWISGSRYSTRFDKTTWLWLDPSIFPEEEILCRQYITTALKKGARHFVLNAVWQISLFDNPAPLDLWAGPFCNIANSLAIQELKTLGFSGAIVSPELDKNTFLSLPESSVLPLGVVIEGNWPLAVSRTLSPGLSPGDFFMSPKKEGAWVTRSNNLNYIFPNWPLDLTAHRKTLAQAGYTCFITLEEPVPKNVSLKNRPGLWNWDLTLL encoded by the coding sequence ATGCGTTCCCATACGCCCGCCATCCTGGCCCCGGCCGGAGACAAGACCACTTTTTTGGCCGCCGTGGCTGCAGGAGCTGATGCCATTTACTGCGGACTCAAGCTGTTTTCCGCCCGGATGGAAGCTGCCAATTTCAGTATTGAAGAACTGTCCCGACTGTCCCGTCTGGCCCGGTCCAGACAGATTGATGTACATATTGCATTCAATACCCTGATCAAGGAATCGGAAACCCCAAAAGCCCTTCGCCTGCTGTCCAAACTGCAGCAGCATGTGATCTTTGACGCATTGATCGTTCAGGATCCGGCCGTTATCTCTTTGGCCAGACAGGCAGGCATCACCCAGGACCTGCATCTTTCCACCCTGGGCAATCTTTCCTCTCCTGCCGGCCTGAAATCGGCCCGCAATGCCGGTTTCTCCCAGGTGGTCCTGCCCAGAGAATTTTCTTTGGACGATATCCGGGCCATGGCGGCCCAAACCCCTGAAGACATGGGTCTGGAAGTGTTTGTTCACGGGGCTTTGTGCTATGGTATCTCCGGGCGGTGCTACTGGAGTTCCTGGTTCGGCGGCAAAAGCGCCCTCAGAGGGCGTTGTGTCCAACCCTGCCGGCGCATGTATCAGATGAAATCAGAAAAGCACCGGTATTTCTCGTGTATGGATTTTTCTGCAGATGTGCTGGCCAAAGTACTCAAAGAAATTCCCCGGGTTCACACCTGGAAAATTGAAGGCAGAAAAAAAAGCCCGCATTATGTATATTACACAATCAAGGCGTTTCAGCTGCTCAGAGATGATCCGTCCCGGAAAAAAGAAGCCCTGACCTATCTTGACTATGCCTTGGGCCGGCCGTTCACTCATTACAACCTTTTGTCCCATCGGATTCAAAACCCGCTGGATCATCAGGATGTCACCCAATCCGGCCTGTTTTTAGGCCGGATCAAAAATCCGGCCGCCCCTTTTTTCATCACGAAAGATGCCTTGTTCCCAGAAGACCTGCTGCGCATCGGCAATGAAGAGGATGCCTTTCACACCATCCAGAAAGTGACAAGGAGCGTGCCCCAAAAAGGAAAATTTACTTTGCCCCGGCAGTTGCGGCATAAAGTGAGAAAAGACGCGCCGGTTCATCTCATTGATCGCCGGACCAATGAACTGACCCGGGAAATCAGTGTCCTGGACGCTGAACTGGCGGATATGGAAAAAATTCTTGTACGTCCGGCCCCCCACACAGACGTTTCAGACAAAAATCCTTTAAACACCCGGCGCCGGACCCGTCAACACATCACCGATATCCGGGTCTCCAGAAAATCGCAGGCCCAGGCCCAGAAATCAGGTGCATCCGGCATCTGGATTTCCGGCAGCCGTTACAGCACCCGTTTTGACAAAACCACCTGGCTGTGGCTGGATCCGTCCATTTTTCCGGAAGAAGAGATCTTGTGCCGCCAGTATATCACCACAGCATTAAAAAAAGGGGCCCGCCATTTTGTGCTCAATGCCGTCTGGCAGATCAGTCTGTTTGACAATCCGGCCCCGTTGGATCTGTGGGCCGGCCCTTTCTGCAATATCGCCAACAGCCTGGCCATTCAGGAGTTGAAAACACTCGGATTCAGCGGCGCCATCGTATCTCCGGAACTGGACAAAAATACGTTTTTATCCCTGCCGGAATCATCCGTGCTCCCCTTGGGAGTGGTCATTGAGGGAAACTGGCCTTTGGCCGTTTCCCGGACCCTTTCGCCGGGGTTATCGCCCGGAGATTTTTTCATGAGCCCCAAAAAAGAAGGGGCCTGGGTCACCCGGTCCAATAATTTAAATTATATATTTCCCAACTGGCCCCTGGATCTGACCGCACACAGAAAAACGCTGGCCCAGGCCGGGTATACCTGTTTTATCACCCTGGAAGAACCCGTGCCCAAAAATGTGTCTCTCAAGAACCGGCCCGGGTTGTGGAACTGGGATCTCACGCTTTTGTAA
- a CDS encoding S66 peptidase family protein has product MGLAAPSARFDEIRLQQGIICLEKFGFQVQVPDQIFGQKRYLAGDDLCRATVINALAADPDIKGIICARGGFGAMRMLSYVDWPLIQAQPKLFIGFSDATALLTAVMQRANIGVVHGPNLVSLADADFQTRTSFLDTVTGQGTALKIPQGLCVASGRATGILMGGNLATLTHLVGTKFAPDFSRAVLFLEDVGEPAYKIDRMLTQMKMAGLFSCVWAVVTGTFERCDHPEYLPEIFSDIFGEYQVPVLMGLAAGHGRVNLSLPMGCRVDLDADAKTLTWPAKKWGS; this is encoded by the coding sequence GTGGGTTTGGCTGCGCCCAGCGCCCGGTTTGATGAAATTCGGCTGCAACAGGGAATCATCTGCCTGGAAAAGTTTGGATTTCAGGTGCAGGTGCCGGATCAAATTTTTGGACAAAAACGGTATCTGGCAGGGGATGATTTGTGCCGGGCCACCGTGATCAATGCACTTGCCGCCGACCCGGACATCAAGGGGATTATCTGTGCCAGGGGCGGTTTCGGAGCCATGCGCATGCTCTCTTATGTGGACTGGCCCCTGATTCAAGCCCAACCCAAGCTGTTTATCGGGTTTTCAGATGCCACGGCACTGCTGACCGCCGTGATGCAGCGGGCAAACATCGGCGTGGTCCATGGCCCCAATCTGGTGTCTCTGGCAGATGCGGACTTTCAAACACGCACCTCGTTTTTGGATACCGTGACCGGCCAAGGGACCGCATTGAAGATACCCCAGGGGTTGTGTGTGGCATCCGGCCGGGCCACGGGAATTCTGATGGGCGGCAATCTGGCCACATTGACCCATCTGGTGGGAACAAAGTTTGCGCCTGATTTTTCCCGGGCCGTGTTGTTTTTGGAGGATGTGGGGGAACCGGCCTACAAAATCGACCGCATGCTGACCCAGATGAAAATGGCCGGGTTGTTTTCTTGCGTCTGGGCCGTGGTGACCGGCACGTTTGAACGGTGTGATCATCCGGAATACCTGCCTGAGATTTTTTCCGATATTTTTGGTGAATACCAGGTGCCTGTTTTGATGGGGCTTGCCGCAGGGCATGGGAGGGTGAACCTGTCTTTGCCCATGGGATGCCGGGTGGATCTGGATGCCGACGCGAAAACACTGACATGGCCGGCGAAAAAGTGGGGATCATGA
- a CDS encoding serine hydrolase domain-containing protein, with protein sequence MAGEKVGIMTSDPVSNMMDRGIRENVFPGAVLLCAKYDKILYHRAFGVMDLQTNHPMKTDAVFDLASLTKPLATAVAMMVLVQTRQLTLDVRLKDLLPATIQTPKAGITLDMLLRHTSGLPAHRNFFEQATGQPDPLAVMDHLVLTEPLMALPGAKQVYSDLGYMLLSKVIRVVTQTRLDRFVQNHVYQPLGIEDLFFIDMAAPSMPVDQARLVSTQNCPWRGRVLTGEVDDENAWVSGGIQGHAGLFGSADGVHRLCLEMLQAIKYQSPQVLDPGTAARFIQKYPGHTHVAGFDTPSQTGSSTGRYFSALTVGHLGFTGTSFWIDPDTGAIVVLLTNRVHPSRFNLKIKKFRPAIHDCIARCILR encoded by the coding sequence ATGGCCGGCGAAAAAGTGGGGATCATGACATCGGATCCTGTGTCAAACATGATGGACCGGGGAATCAGAGAAAACGTGTTTCCCGGTGCCGTGCTGTTGTGTGCAAAATATGATAAAATTCTGTATCATCGGGCGTTCGGCGTGATGGATCTGCAAACAAACCACCCCATGAAAACAGATGCCGTGTTTGATCTGGCCTCACTGACCAAACCGCTGGCCACGGCTGTCGCCATGATGGTGCTGGTGCAAACCCGTCAACTGACGCTGGATGTCCGCCTGAAAGACCTTTTGCCGGCCACGATCCAAACGCCCAAAGCAGGAATCACCCTGGACATGCTGCTGAGACATACCTCCGGGCTGCCGGCCCACAGAAACTTTTTTGAACAGGCCACCGGTCAGCCGGACCCTCTTGCGGTGATGGATCATCTGGTTCTCACAGAACCGTTGATGGCATTGCCCGGGGCAAAACAGGTGTACAGCGATCTGGGCTATATGCTGCTTTCCAAAGTGATCCGGGTCGTTACACAGACCCGGTTGGACCGGTTTGTCCAAAATCACGTCTATCAGCCCCTGGGCATTGAAGATCTGTTTTTTATCGATATGGCCGCCCCTTCCATGCCTGTGGATCAAGCCCGGCTGGTGTCCACCCAGAATTGCCCCTGGCGGGGGCGGGTGCTCACCGGAGAGGTGGACGATGAAAACGCCTGGGTGTCCGGGGGTATTCAGGGGCATGCCGGCCTGTTCGGGTCTGCGGACGGGGTGCATCGTCTGTGTCTGGAGATGCTTCAGGCCATCAAATACCAGTCTCCTCAGGTCCTGGATCCCGGGACGGCGGCTCGATTCATCCAAAAATATCCCGGTCATACCCACGTGGCGGGATTTGATACCCCGTCCCAGACCGGATCATCCACGGGGCGGTATTTTTCTGCATTGACTGTGGGACATCTGGGGTTCACGGGGACGTCTTTCTGGATCGATCCGGATACCGGCGCCATTGTTGTTTTATTGACCAACCGGGTGCATCCGTCCCGTTTTAACCTGAAAATCAAAAAATTCAGGCCGGCGATCCATGACTGTATTGCCCGGTGTATTTTAAGGTGA